A region of Candidatus Leptovillus gracilis DNA encodes the following proteins:
- a CDS encoding DUF427 domain-containing protein: protein MTKAIWNGVIIAESNQTEIVEGNHYFPPNSIKREYFQPNTTHTTCPWKGVASYYDVVVGGQVNKGAAWYYPDPKPAASNIKDHIAFWRGVQVES, encoded by the coding sequence ATGACCAAAGCTATCTGGAATGGCGTCATCATCGCCGAAAGTAATCAGACGGAAATCGTCGAAGGCAATCATTACTTTCCACCCAACAGCATCAAACGGGAATATTTTCAACCCAATACCACCCACACCACTTGCCCCTGGAAAGGCGTCGCCAGCTATTACGATGTCGTCGTGGGAGGTCAGGTCAACAAAGGCGCAGCCTGGTATTACCCCGACCCCAAACCAGCCGCCAGCAATATCAAAGACCATATTGCCTTCTGGCGTGGGGTTCAAGTAGAATCCTGA
- the glk gene encoding glucokinase, whose product MLLAGDIGGTKTVLALFATELNTLHPQHEVTFWNRDFASLEDVILAFLKETAEPITSACFGVAGPVVNGRSAITNLPWVIDAAAIQAAFGFPQVFLLNDLEAIASAIPYLTADDLITLNTGEPLPNGAIAVIAPGTGLGEAFLVWDGRSYQAHPSEGGHVSFGPINDEQMELLTYMLAKFDHVSVERVCSGSGIPNLYGSLRHSGRYEEPDWLRQALVAAIDPTPVIINAALESSEPICVATLDLFLDILADEASNLALKVLSTGGVYLGGGIPPRILPQLQQPRFLEVFSSKGRFSGLMQKMPIHVIRNPKSALYGAAYYGLNHPLRKKKKKEQLEAVSG is encoded by the coding sequence ATGCTCTTAGCCGGTGATATTGGCGGCACCAAAACAGTGTTGGCGCTGTTCGCCACAGAATTGAACACGCTGCACCCGCAGCACGAAGTCACCTTTTGGAATCGGGATTTTGCCTCGCTGGAAGATGTGATTCTGGCCTTTCTCAAGGAGACGGCCGAACCGATAACCAGCGCCTGTTTTGGCGTCGCCGGGCCGGTGGTCAACGGCCGTTCAGCCATCACCAACCTGCCCTGGGTCATAGATGCGGCGGCCATTCAAGCGGCTTTTGGCTTCCCCCAGGTATTTCTGCTCAACGACCTGGAAGCTATTGCCAGCGCCATTCCCTACCTGACGGCCGACGATTTGATAACGCTCAATACCGGTGAACCCCTGCCCAACGGCGCGATAGCCGTCATTGCGCCAGGGACCGGCCTGGGAGAGGCGTTCCTGGTGTGGGACGGCCGTTCCTACCAGGCCCATCCCTCCGAAGGCGGTCATGTCTCTTTCGGTCCCATCAACGACGAACAAATGGAACTGCTCACCTACATGCTCGCCAAATTTGACCACGTGAGCGTGGAGCGCGTCTGTTCCGGCAGCGGCATCCCCAACCTGTATGGCAGCCTGCGTCACTCCGGCCGCTACGAAGAGCCAGACTGGCTGCGCCAGGCGCTGGTGGCCGCCATAGACCCCACACCGGTAATCATCAACGCCGCCCTGGAGAGCAGCGAACCGATTTGCGTCGCCACGCTGGACCTGTTTCTGGATATTCTGGCCGACGAAGCCAGCAATCTGGCCTTGAAGGTGTTGTCTACCGGCGGCGTTTACCTGGGCGGCGGCATCCCGCCGCGCATTTTGCCCCAATTGCAGCAGCCCCGCTTCCTGGAGGTTTTTAGCAGCAAAGGGCGCTTCTCCGGCCTGATGCAAAAAATGCCGATCCATGTCATCCGCAATCCTAAATCCGCCCTATATGGCGCGGCATATTATGGACTCAACCACCCGCTGCGGAAGAAAAAGAAGAAAGAGCAACTGGAAGCTGTGAGTGGATAG
- the pgl gene encoding 6-phosphogluconolactonase, which translates to MDSREWGAAPTVHVFADAAALVEAAARLFVTIAATAVAQHGRFLTALSGGSTPQALFQRLSQPDYAQRAFWRSSHIFWGDERLVPPDDPGSNYKLAADLLLQHVPVPAANIHRAKGELDPETAVTDYAHQLHQLAPAGHAWPRLDLALMGLGSDGHTASLFPGPIAPGERTHPVIAVTANYDGRPAHRLTLTPLVFNDASHILFLVTGANKAQAVTAVLHGPPAAEQWPAQRIHPTTGQITWLLDQSAAAPQPKTS; encoded by the coding sequence GTGGATAGTCGGGAGTGGGGCGCTGCGCCGACGGTGCATGTTTTTGCCGACGCGGCGGCGCTGGTAGAAGCGGCGGCGCGGCTGTTTGTGACTATCGCCGCGACGGCCGTCGCCCAACACGGCCGTTTCCTGACCGCTCTCTCCGGGGGCAGCACACCACAAGCCCTCTTCCAACGCCTCAGCCAGCCTGACTATGCGCAGCGCGCGTTCTGGCGCAGCAGCCACATTTTTTGGGGCGATGAGCGCCTGGTCCCGCCAGACGACCCCGGCAGCAATTACAAACTGGCCGCCGATTTGCTGCTCCAGCACGTGCCGGTTCCCGCCGCCAACATCCACCGCGCCAAAGGGGAGCTAGACCCGGAAACGGCCGTCACCGATTATGCCCACCAACTGCACCAACTTGCCCCCGCCGGTCATGCCTGGCCGCGCCTGGACCTGGCCTTGATGGGCCTGGGCAGCGACGGCCACACTGCCTCCCTCTTTCCCGGCCCCATCGCACCAGGCGAACGCACTCACCCCGTCATCGCCGTCACCGCCAACTACGACGGCCGTCCCGCCCACCGCCTGACATTAACGCCCCTGGTCTTCAACGACGCCAGCCATATTCTCTTTTTGGTCACCGGGGCAAACAAAGCGCAGGCGGTAACGGCCGTCCTGCACGGCCCCCCCGCCGCCGAACAATGGCCCGCCCAACGCATCCACCCCACCACCGGCCAGATTACCTGGCTCCTCGACCAATCCGCCGCCGCACCACAACCCAAAACCAGCTAA
- a CDS encoding exonuclease SbcCD subunit D: protein MFNKSLRILHFADAHIDIANYGRHDPQTTLPIRVMDFLQSLDQIVDTAVAEPVDLVIFAGDAYKDRNPQPTFQREWGKRIMRLSQAGIPTLLLVGNHDVSPAAGRAHTLHEFATLGVPHIHVADTIRLFGPDELGVAAQIIAVPWVSTSRFMAYEELSGKARETLLAEAEDVVAQRVASLIEQADPDLPLILTAHASVQGAVYGSERAVMLGHELVLSGSLVNDKRLDYVALGHIHKHQCLSAKGSQPPVVYPGSIERIDFGEVNEHKGFVLATVSRGKTEWAFQRLNTRRFLDMKVDTAVADTFMADIMRQMPAPEKVAGAICRVQLSYPQDWEPLLDENALNDYFATALSVQIQKHRHLEKRARLGDTVAVEELTPADLLAAYWRSSGMGQAEIEEMQVLAAEVLGMGKDEG, encoded by the coding sequence ATGTTTAACAAAAGTTTGCGTATTTTGCATTTTGCCGATGCTCATATTGACATTGCCAATTACGGCCGTCATGACCCCCAGACTACCCTGCCCATCCGGGTGATGGATTTTTTGCAATCGTTGGACCAGATTGTGGATACGGCCGTGGCGGAACCGGTAGACCTGGTCATCTTTGCCGGTGACGCCTACAAAGACCGCAATCCGCAGCCCACCTTCCAGCGCGAATGGGGCAAACGCATCATGCGCCTGTCGCAGGCCGGCATTCCTACCCTGCTGCTGGTGGGCAACCACGACGTTTCGCCGGCGGCCGGCCGTGCCCACACCTTGCACGAATTTGCCACCCTGGGTGTACCCCACATCCACGTCGCCGATACCATCCGCCTGTTTGGCCCCGACGAGTTGGGCGTCGCGGCGCAGATTATTGCCGTGCCCTGGGTCTCTACCAGCCGCTTCATGGCTTATGAAGAATTGTCCGGCAAAGCCCGCGAGACGCTGCTGGCCGAAGCCGAAGACGTGGTAGCCCAGCGGGTCGCCAGCCTTATCGAGCAGGCGGACCCCGACTTGCCCCTGATCCTGACGGCCCACGCCAGCGTGCAAGGTGCGGTCTACGGCAGCGAACGGGCGGTGATGTTGGGGCATGAACTGGTTCTCAGCGGCAGCCTGGTCAACGATAAGCGGCTGGATTACGTGGCGTTGGGCCACATCCACAAGCACCAATGCCTGTCGGCAAAGGGCAGCCAGCCGCCGGTGGTGTATCCCGGTTCCATTGAGCGCATTGACTTTGGCGAGGTGAACGAGCATAAAGGGTTTGTGCTGGCGACGGTCAGCCGGGGCAAAACGGAGTGGGCGTTCCAACGGCTGAATACGCGCCGTTTTTTGGATATGAAAGTGGATACGGCCGTGGCCGATACCTTCATGGCCGACATCATGCGCCAAATGCCGGCGCCGGAAAAGGTGGCAGGAGCAATTTGCCGGGTGCAGTTGAGTTATCCACAAGATTGGGAGCCGCTGCTGGACGAGAATGCCCTCAATGACTATTTTGCCACTGCCCTGAGCGTGCAAATTCAAAAGCACCGCCATCTGGAAAAACGCGCCCGCCTGGGCGATACAGTGGCGGTGGAGGAACTGACGCCGGCCGATTTGTTGGCAGCTTATTGGCGTTCCAGCGGGATGGGCCAGGCGGAAATCGAAGAGATGCAGGTTTTGGCGGCCGAGGTGTTGGGAATGGGGAAGGATGAAGGGTGA
- a CDS encoding pre-peptidase C-terminal domain-containing protein, producing MRSFLVFTTVLMVALLGAAAWVGAQDSGDVQPTATAGNAWVPVVPNDAEAPEFTMGDPTAVNPLNGMVLALVPMSPDDVRPASNFCSSARSLSLIPLTVPAASQTNVASFTTSADDPALTCMWGSNPPSSQGFRTAWYQFTTDYNGLVTINTRTSAYDTILGVFTGSCGAALLLPVACNDDTSGLASEVTFAVQRGVTYYVEVADWQPGALGSTLLLNLQAAYVTPLVSNWTNVGFVSAPAAPVSRHATAVVGSDIYMVGGLTTNSFLTNGFYRYQTTNNTWTALNPIPGSGFVNTTAAYVDATQRIYVPGGSISAQDSAYSNLHWLYDVSGGFWQQAAAVPLSSGQPFAYATAVANDSPAGYYLLGGIEGPGWPLTNVVTDTNTIRDDVLFYTPASNTWTTWPSLNASRYGHTAARIGGRICVAGGFTWNPSGTLPVALLTTGECADASTPTAWINTGDMQIPRYFAHGAVGPDGRWYVYGGIDVNGKAVPEVEFYDPTTNSWYLLDYLYDLNNRQPGEPALTWPRGGFVGNTLWALGGSFDYSGNSPNPLIKKMAIPIRGNLYLPVVASGSPENFTFATAHYLPLAQVRSQNIASATDRHRFYQINLSQGQSIRIDLTVPSGEDLDLYLYDGNKVIWGVSDAPFQGVAEQICLRNLQAGSYFIMVQHVIPNVPDSSKQFQAAVWPVAGCP from the coding sequence ATGCGTTCTTTTCTGGTATTTACAACCGTACTGATGGTGGCCTTATTGGGGGCAGCGGCCTGGGTTGGCGCGCAAGATAGCGGCGATGTGCAGCCTACAGCGACAGCGGGAAATGCCTGGGTTCCGGTTGTACCGAACGATGCCGAAGCGCCAGAATTCACGATGGGGGACCCAACGGCCGTCAATCCTCTCAACGGCATGGTCCTGGCCCTTGTGCCCATGTCGCCCGACGACGTGCGGCCGGCCAGCAACTTTTGCAGTTCGGCCAGGTCGCTCTCGTTAATTCCGCTCACCGTGCCGGCCGCCAGCCAGACCAATGTCGCCAGCTTCACCACCTCGGCCGATGATCCGGCGCTAACCTGCATGTGGGGGTCTAATCCCCCCAGCAGCCAGGGTTTTCGCACAGCGTGGTATCAGTTCACCACTGATTACAATGGCCTGGTGACCATCAACACCCGTACCTCGGCTTACGATACCATTCTGGGTGTGTTTACCGGCTCATGCGGCGCGGCTTTGCTGCTGCCAGTGGCCTGTAACGACGACACCTCTGGTCTGGCTTCGGAAGTGACCTTTGCTGTGCAGCGCGGCGTGACCTATTACGTAGAAGTGGCCGATTGGCAGCCCGGCGCATTGGGTAGTACGCTGCTGCTAAACTTGCAGGCGGCCTATGTGACGCCGTTGGTGTCTAATTGGACCAATGTGGGTTTTGTCTCCGCGCCAGCCGCGCCGGTCAGCCGCCACGCGACGGCCGTTGTTGGCTCCGATATCTACATGGTGGGCGGGCTGACGACCAATTCATTCCTCACCAACGGATTTTACCGTTACCAGACGACCAACAACACCTGGACAGCGCTTAACCCGATACCGGGGTCTGGATTTGTCAACACAACGGCCGCTTATGTGGACGCGACCCAAAGAATTTACGTGCCTGGCGGCAGTATCAGCGCCCAGGATTCAGCGTACAGCAACCTTCATTGGTTGTATGACGTGTCCGGCGGTTTTTGGCAGCAGGCAGCGGCCGTGCCTCTGAGCAGTGGACAACCGTTTGCCTATGCGACGGCCGTCGCCAACGACAGCCCGGCTGGTTATTACCTGTTGGGCGGCATCGAAGGGCCGGGTTGGCCGCTGACCAATGTGGTCACAGACACCAATACCATCCGCGATGATGTATTGTTCTACACGCCTGCCTCCAATACCTGGACTACCTGGCCCTCGCTCAACGCAAGCCGTTACGGGCATACAGCGGCGCGAATTGGCGGCCGAATCTGTGTGGCCGGCGGTTTTACCTGGAATCCGAGCGGCACTTTGCCGGTGGCTTTGCTGACAACCGGCGAATGCGCCGATGCCTCTACGCCAACCGCCTGGATCAATACCGGGGATATGCAGATTCCCCGTTATTTTGCGCATGGCGCTGTGGGGCCAGACGGCCGTTGGTATGTGTATGGCGGCATTGATGTCAATGGCAAAGCCGTGCCCGAAGTGGAATTTTATGACCCGACCACCAACTCCTGGTATCTGCTAGATTATCTGTACGACCTTAACAACCGTCAGCCGGGCGAACCGGCGCTGACGTGGCCGCGTGGCGGTTTTGTGGGCAATACCTTGTGGGCATTGGGCGGCAGCTTTGATTATTCCGGCAATTCACCCAATCCCCTGATCAAAAAGATGGCGATACCCATTCGCGGCAATCTGTACCTGCCCGTTGTTGCCAGCGGCAGCCCCGAAAACTTCACCTTTGCTACTGCCCATTACCTGCCTCTGGCGCAGGTTCGCTCGCAAAACATCGCTTCGGCCACAGACCGCCACCGTTTTTATCAGATTAACCTGTCTCAGGGGCAGTCTATACGGATTGATCTGACGGTTCCGTCTGGCGAGGATCTCGACTTGTATTTGTATGATGGCAATAAGGTGATCTGGGGCGTCAGCGACGCGCCTTTCCAGGGTGTAGCGGAGCAGATTTGCCTGCGGAATTTGCAGGCGGGCAGTTATTTCATCATGGTGCAGCATGTTATACCCAACGTGCCAGACAGCAGTAAGCAGTTTCAGGCAGCGGTCTGGCCGGTGGCTGGCTGCCCATGA
- a CDS encoding isoleucine--tRNA ligase: MGFKDVSNKVDFVQLEQDILKFWRDTDAFNELRRLRAQTEAEHGIYSFIDGPITANNPMGVHHAWGRTYKDLYQRYHAMQGKNERWQNGFDCQGLWVEVNVEKRLGFNSKREIEKFGLAKFTNECKHQVLNYAAVQTEQSIRLGYWMDWNDTAVLRQLRDMLTEDPYQQVTVQGPHGPVTGTVEQVVGQLGMPQMGGSYFTFSDENNYQIWAFLKKCFDRGWVYKGRDVMPWCARCGTGISQHEIVTEGYQEVTHDSVFVRFPLLGRDKEALLVWTTTPWTLTSNVAAAVGPELTYVKVQAEDGWTYYLAEEAMKQSLTGKAEVVERLTGIDMIGWQYSGPFDELPAAQQAFAEAGYTHRVIPWKEVGAAEGTGIVHIAPGCGAEDFELGKEYNLPVIAPLDENGIYKGGFDWLNGRSAHDVAPDIFQNMQEKGVYYRKQRYAHRYPHCWRCGNELVYRLVDEWFINMGTLYDKPRSEVTSQEKAASFRYQIMDSVDQANWYPSFGYDREQDWLRNMHDWMISKKRYYGLALPIYECGECGHFHVVGSREELAERAVAGWEEFDGHTPHRPFIDAVKIACPNCGAPVERIKDVGNPWLDAGIVGISTIHYSTDRAYWEKWYPADWISESFPGQFRNWFYSLLAQSTLMADGVGPFKNLFGYATLQAEDGRDMHKSSGNMIEFNEAADKMGADTMRWLYASCRPEQNLRFGYHTGDETRRRFLIPLWNVYSFFVSYAQLDNWQPGADFGSDDPKSEIRNPKSQMDRWIVARLDETTLATRAALDVYDSEKATQVLEAYLDDLSNWYVRRSRRRFWKSEGDDDKRAAYATLHDVLVQYIKLLAPFVPFVTEAMYQNLVRGVDENAPASVHHCFYPQADAAALDQALLAKMRLAIVTAGLGRAARGAADVKLRQPLAKARVNVGSQQEQADLLELADVLQEEINVKEIEIVSEVGELVDYKLLPNSRALGPKFGKDFPRIRQALEALDPAWAARQLQAGENLVVDLGGDKTAVLTADDVLVQTEARGGLAVASDKGVTVAVDIHLTPELVQEGYARDLVRAINTMRKEAGLEISDRIDLGYVADGAVAAALVNFAGYVQQETLALTVTAVSLPNPDYQQTIAIGVQEVVLSLRKSA; this comes from the coding sequence ATGGGCTTCAAAGACGTATCCAACAAAGTAGACTTCGTCCAACTCGAACAAGACATCCTAAAATTCTGGCGCGATACCGACGCCTTCAATGAACTGCGCCGCCTACGCGCCCAAACCGAAGCCGAACACGGCATCTACAGCTTCATTGACGGCCCAATCACCGCCAATAACCCCATGGGTGTTCACCACGCCTGGGGCCGCACCTACAAAGACCTCTACCAGCGTTACCACGCCATGCAAGGCAAAAACGAACGCTGGCAAAATGGCTTCGACTGCCAGGGCCTCTGGGTGGAAGTTAACGTCGAAAAGCGGCTCGGTTTCAACAGCAAGCGCGAAATCGAAAAATTTGGCCTGGCGAAATTTACCAACGAATGCAAGCACCAGGTTCTCAACTACGCGGCCGTGCAAACCGAACAATCCATCCGCCTGGGCTATTGGATGGACTGGAACGATACGGCCGTTCTCCGCCAACTCCGCGACATGCTCACCGAAGACCCTTACCAGCAAGTCACCGTGCAGGGGCCACATGGCCCTGTCACCGGCACAGTCGAACAGGTCGTCGGGCAGTTGGGCATGCCCCAGATGGGCGGCTCCTACTTCACCTTCAGCGACGAAAACAACTACCAGATTTGGGCCTTCCTCAAAAAATGTTTCGATCGCGGCTGGGTGTACAAAGGGCGCGACGTGATGCCCTGGTGCGCCCGCTGCGGCACCGGCATCAGCCAGCACGAAATCGTCACCGAAGGCTACCAGGAAGTCACCCACGACTCGGTTTTTGTGCGCTTCCCGCTGCTGGGCCGCGACAAAGAAGCCTTGCTCGTCTGGACGACCACACCCTGGACGCTGACCAGCAACGTCGCCGCGGCCGTTGGCCCCGAACTCACCTATGTCAAAGTCCAGGCTGAAGATGGCTGGACCTACTACCTGGCCGAAGAAGCGATGAAACAATCGCTCACCGGCAAAGCGGAAGTGGTGGAACGGTTGACCGGCATAGACATGATCGGCTGGCAATACAGCGGCCCGTTTGACGAACTGCCGGCCGCGCAGCAAGCCTTTGCTGAGGCTGGGTATACCCATCGCGTCATCCCCTGGAAAGAGGTCGGCGCGGCGGAAGGGACAGGCATCGTCCACATCGCCCCCGGCTGCGGCGCGGAGGACTTTGAGCTGGGCAAGGAGTACAACCTGCCGGTGATTGCGCCGCTGGACGAAAACGGCATCTACAAGGGCGGCTTTGATTGGCTGAACGGCCGTTCCGCTCACGACGTCGCCCCTGACATCTTCCAAAACATGCAAGAGAAAGGGGTCTACTACCGCAAACAGCGCTACGCCCACCGCTACCCCCACTGCTGGCGCTGCGGCAACGAACTGGTCTACCGGCTGGTGGACGAATGGTTCATCAACATGGGCACGCTCTACGACAAACCGCGCAGCGAAGTGACGTCGCAAGAAAAAGCGGCCAGCTTCCGCTACCAGATCATGGACTCTGTAGACCAGGCCAACTGGTATCCCAGCTTTGGCTACGACCGCGAGCAAGATTGGCTGCGCAACATGCACGACTGGATGATCAGCAAAAAGCGGTACTATGGCCTGGCGCTGCCCATCTACGAGTGCGGCGAATGCGGCCATTTTCACGTCGTCGGCAGCCGTGAGGAATTGGCCGAGCGCGCCGTGGCCGGTTGGGAGGAATTCGACGGCCACACGCCCCATCGCCCCTTCATTGATGCCGTCAAAATCGCCTGTCCCAACTGCGGCGCGCCCGTCGAGCGCATCAAAGACGTGGGCAATCCCTGGTTAGACGCAGGCATCGTCGGCATCAGCACCATCCATTACAGCACCGACCGCGCCTACTGGGAGAAGTGGTATCCGGCCGATTGGATCAGCGAAAGTTTCCCCGGCCAGTTCCGCAACTGGTTTTACAGCCTGCTGGCCCAAAGCACCCTCATGGCCGATGGGGTGGGGCCGTTTAAGAACCTGTTTGGATATGCGACGCTGCAAGCCGAAGACGGCCGTGACATGCACAAATCCTCCGGCAACATGATCGAATTCAACGAAGCGGCCGACAAAATGGGCGCGGACACCATGCGCTGGCTCTACGCCAGCTGCCGCCCCGAACAAAATCTACGCTTCGGCTACCACACCGGCGACGAAACCCGCCGCCGCTTCCTCATCCCCCTGTGGAATGTCTATTCCTTCTTCGTCAGCTACGCGCAGCTAGACAACTGGCAACCCGGTGCGGATTTCGGCTCCGACGATCCGAAATCCGAAATCCGAAATCCGAAATCTCAAATGGACCGCTGGATTGTGGCCCGGCTGGACGAGACGACGCTGGCGACGCGGGCGGCGCTGGACGTGTATGATTCGGAAAAGGCGACGCAGGTGCTGGAAGCGTATCTGGATGATTTGAGCAACTGGTACGTGCGCCGTTCGCGCCGCCGTTTCTGGAAGAGCGAGGGCGACGACGATAAACGGGCGGCTTACGCCACGCTGCATGATGTGTTGGTGCAATACATCAAACTGCTGGCCCCCTTTGTGCCTTTTGTGACCGAGGCTATGTATCAAAATCTGGTGCGCGGTGTGGATGAAAACGCCCCGGCCAGCGTCCACCACTGCTTCTACCCGCAGGCGGATGCGGCGGCCCTGGACCAGGCTTTGCTGGCGAAGATGCGGCTGGCGATTGTGACGGCTGGCCTGGGCCGGGCGGCGCGCGGCGCGGCCGACGTGAAGCTGCGCCAGCCGTTGGCCAAAGCCCGCGTCAACGTGGGCAGCCAGCAGGAACAGGCCGACTTGTTGGAATTGGCCGATGTGCTGCAAGAGGAAATCAATGTCAAAGAAATCGAGATCGTCTCGGAAGTGGGCGAGTTGGTGGATTATAAGCTGCTGCCCAACAGCCGGGCGCTGGGGCCGAAGTTCGGCAAGGATTTTCCGCGCATCCGCCAGGCGTTAGAGGCGTTGGACCCGGCGTGGGCGGCGCGGCAGCTTCAGGCGGGCGAGAATTTGGTGGTGGATTTGGGCGGTGACAAAACGGCCGTCTTAACCGCCGACGATGTGTTGGTGCAAACCGAAGCGCGCGGCGGCCTGGCCGTCGCCAGCGACAAGGGCGTGACTGTGGCCGTAGACATCCACCTGACGCCGGAACTGGTGCAGGAAGGCTATGCCCGTGATCTGGTGCGGGCCATTAACACCATGCGCAAAGAGGCCGGGCTGGAGATTTCCGACCGGATAGACCTGGGCTATGTGGCCGATGGCGCTGTGGCGGCGGCGCTGGTGAACTTTGCCGGGTACGTGCAGCAGGAGACATTGGCGCTGACGGTTACGGCCGTTTCCCTACCCAACCCCGATTACCAGCAAACCATCGCTATCGGCGTACAAGAGGTGGTGTTGTCGCTGCGTAAATCAGCCTGA
- a CDS encoding response regulator, producing MAEALKKVVCIEDELEMIDLVKLILGRNRFDVTGAVGGHEGLRKIAEIKPDLVLLDLMMPEMDGWEVYQKMKASEEMRDIPVIVVTAKAQSIDRVLGLHIARVDDYITKPFGPQELIDSVERIIRSYSKERTR from the coding sequence ATGGCCGAAGCTCTGAAAAAAGTGGTTTGCATCGAAGATGAATTAGAGATGATCGATTTGGTCAAGCTCATCTTAGGTCGTAACAGGTTCGATGTCACCGGCGCCGTTGGCGGGCACGAAGGCCTACGCAAAATCGCCGAAATCAAGCCAGACCTGGTTTTGTTAGACCTGATGATGCCGGAAATGGATGGCTGGGAAGTCTACCAAAAAATGAAAGCGTCCGAAGAAATGCGTGACATCCCGGTCATCGTCGTCACCGCCAAAGCGCAGAGCATAGACCGCGTATTAGGCCTACACATCGCCCGCGTAGATGATTACATCACCAAACCCTTCGGTCCCCAGGAATTAATAGACAGCGTCGAACGGATCATTAGAAGCTATTCCAAGGAACGCACCCGCTAA
- a CDS encoding MBL fold metallo-hydrolase produces MIILDAGSGILSLGKHLLKTNPGRIIGSILISHTHWDHIQGFPFFAPVWGRSNRFVLVGRKRVGQRLEEIIGGQFLEPYLPFAYKSLPADLLVKEISDGESVIIGENTRVETALMNHPGGCLGFRIEDNGVVLAYCSDVGHENDQFDAGVLKLAHNADLLIHDSHFGTTEERNARSDWGHSTWLEAAQVAIEAGVKNLGLFHYSPDLSDDEVEQILGKTRQLFPRTFMSREGLEISLPLTQLPE; encoded by the coding sequence TTGATCATTCTTGACGCCGGTTCAGGCATCCTCTCATTAGGCAAGCATCTGCTCAAAACCAATCCTGGGCGCATCATCGGCAGCATTTTGATCAGCCATACACACTGGGACCATATCCAGGGCTTCCCCTTTTTTGCACCCGTCTGGGGACGCAGCAATCGGTTTGTGCTGGTAGGCCGCAAGCGTGTTGGGCAGCGGTTGGAAGAGATTATCGGCGGCCAATTCCTGGAACCTTACCTGCCCTTTGCCTATAAATCTTTGCCGGCCGACTTGCTGGTCAAAGAAATATCTGACGGCGAAAGCGTCATCATTGGCGAAAACACCCGTGTAGAGACGGCGCTGATGAACCATCCGGGTGGCTGTCTTGGTTTTCGTATTGAAGACAACGGCGTCGTCCTAGCTTATTGTAGTGACGTTGGTCATGAAAATGACCAGTTTGACGCCGGCGTACTCAAATTAGCCCACAATGCCGACCTGCTCATTCACGATTCCCACTTTGGCACCACCGAAGAAAGAAATGCGCGCTCCGACTGGGGACATAGCACCTGGCTAGAAGCCGCTCAGGTAGCCATCGAAGCCGGCGTTAAAAATCTCGGCCTCTTTCATTACTCACCAGACCTGAGCGACGACGAAGTAGAGCAGATATTGGGCAAAACGAGGCAGCTATTTCCGCGCACCTTTATGTCCCGCGAAGGGCTGGAAATCAGCCTGCCTTTGACACAACTACCGGAATGA
- a CDS encoding response regulator → MAVSHVSSYVLGDILTESVLIVDDEPMARTLLRLMLVRAGFNVAEAEDGYDALNKVKQSQPDIVLLDVMMPGMDGFAVCEKLRRGKETSTLPIIMLSAKTDLDSINKGLRVGATKYLTKPISPEDLTHHVREVLDLAKPIG, encoded by the coding sequence ATGGCTGTTTCACACGTTTCTTCATACGTTTTGGGAGATATTTTGACTGAGTCGGTATTGATCGTTGATGATGAGCCTATGGCGCGTACTTTGCTGCGGTTGATGCTCGTGCGTGCCGGTTTCAATGTTGCCGAAGCTGAAGATGGGTATGATGCATTGAACAAGGTTAAACAGAGCCAGCCGGACATAGTCTTATTAGATGTGATGATGCCTGGCATGGATGGATTTGCCGTCTGCGAGAAGCTGCGTCGGGGAAAAGAAACGTCTACACTGCCTATCATTATGTTAAGCGCAAAAACTGATCTGGACAGTATTAACAAAGGGCTGCGGGTGGGAGCCACTAAATATCTAACCAAGCCCATTTCGCCAGAAGATCTGACACACCACGTGCGAGAGGTTTTGGACCTCGCAAAACCGATTGGTTAA